AAGCGAAAGTGTTTATGATACTTTTGGCGTAGGTCATTCCTCTACTTCTATTTCTGCTGCGTTGGGAATGGCGATTGCTTCTCATATAAAAGGCGATTTCAACAAACAACATATTGCAGTTATTGGCGATGCTTCTATTGCATCCGGAATGGCATTTGAAGGTCTAAATCATGCGGGAGTAACCGATGCCAATTTGCTGGTTATTTTAAACGATAATGCTATTGGAATTGATCCCAGCGTAGGTGCATTAAAACAATATCTTACTGCTGTAAAAGAAGGAAAAAATCCTAAGAAAAATAATATGATCAAGTCTCTGAATTTTGATTATTCAGGTCCAATTGACGGTCATGATCTTCCTGCTCTAATTAAAGAACTCAATCGCTTAAAAAAGATTAAAGGACCAAAATTCCTTCATATTGTTACCACTAAAGGAAAAGGATTGCAACAAGCTGAAGAAAATCAGGTAAAATATCATGCGCCTGGTAAATTTGATGCCTTAACGGGTGAACTTCAACTAAAATCTGAAGAAAATCTTCCTCCAAAATATCAGGATGTTTTTGGTTTAACCATTTTAGATTTAGCCAAAAAGAACGAAAAAATTATCGGAATCACGCCGGCAATGCCATCCGGGAGTTCGTTAAAATTTATGATGGACGAATTGCCCGATCGTGCTTTTGATGTGGGGATTGCAGAACAACATGCTGTAACGCTTTCTGCCGGAATGGCGACTCAGGGCATGATTGTATATTGCAATATTTATTCGACGTTTTTACAGCGCGCCTATGATCAGGTTATACACGATGTTGCTTTACAGAATTTACCTGTAATATTTTGTCTGGACAGAGCCGGTTTGGTTGGTGAAGACGGAGCAACTCATCATGGTGTTTTTGATATTGCTTATTTAAGAGCAATTCCGAATATGATTATCTATGCGCCAATCAACGAAATTGCACTTCAAAACATTTTATATACCGCTCAATTGGGCTTAAATCATCCAATCGCAATTCGATATCCGCGTGGTCGGGGCGTGTTGCCCAATTGGGAAGTAGAAAATTTCGGACATTACGATAAAATTAAAATTGGTCAAGCAAACTGCCTGAAAAAAGGAAATCGGATTGCAGTTTTATCAACCGGAACGATCGGAAATAATGTTATAGAAGCGCTCAACGAATGTTCCAATTCAGACGCTATTGCGCATTATGACTTTCCATTTATTAAGCCACTAGATAACAATACCTTAAATGACGTTTTTACACATTTTGAGACTATAATTACCATTGAAGACGGAACTGTAAACGGAGGTTTCGGAAGCGCAGTTTTAGATTTTGCAGCAGCCCATAATTTTAAAAACAACATCAAAATTTTAGGTATTCCGGATGAATTTATTGAGCATGGAACCGTGTCCCAGTTACAACAATTGTGTAAAATTGACGTTAAAAGTTTAATAAATCTTTTTTCTAATGATGTAAAATAATTATTTTGCAGCTCCAAAAACTAAAATAAGCCTAATGAAATTATTGCGTTCTGCCCTTTTGCTTTTATTGCTATTGTGTACTTCGAATAACTTTGCACAAATCATACAAACTACATTAGACCCAAATCAATTACCGGCACTACCATCGAACTGGGCCAAAAAAAATCAGTTAGGTTTTGACATTTCAGAGATTGCTTTCGTCAACTGGAGCGCGGGGGGAACAAGTTCTGTTTCTGGATTATTTAAGGGCGAATTCAATAGAACTTATCAAAAACAAAACCATAAATGGGTAAACGAACTTATCGTAAAATATGGTTTAAATAAGCAAGACGGAATTGAATTGAGAAAAACAGATGATGCTTTTCAATTTAACTCAACTTATGGTTTTAGAAAAGATACCATATCAAACTGGTACTATTCTGCTAAATTAAATTTCAACACACAATTTTCTGATGGTTATAATTATCCCAACAGAGACGTTGCTATTTCTAAACCGTTTGCCCCTGCTTATATTTTCCTTGGAGCGGGAGCTGAGAACTCAAATAAACAAAAAAACAGAACCTTTTATTTCTCTCCAATTACGCTAAAAACAACTTTGGTTTTAGATCAGACTTTAGCCAATCAGGGTGCTTTTGGGGTTAGAAAAGCCGTTTATGAGACTGATCCTTTAGATCCTGCAAATAAAATTTTAGTTGAAGAAGGACAAAAAGTAAAAGCCGAATTTGGTATTCTTTTTACAGCATACACGAAAAGCGAAATTTATAAAAATGTTTTCTACGAAAACCGACTAAGTTTATATACCGATTATTTAAACAAGTTTGGAAATGTCGACATTGATTATGACACCCGATTAGACCTTGTTGTTAATGCTTATGTAAAAGCAAATATTGGTGTACATTTAGTGTATGACGACGATATTAAAACCAAAAAAGACGTAGTTGATCCTGTGTCAGGAGCAACGAGTCAGGTTAATGACGGACCAAGAATGCAGTTAAGACAAGTTTTGGGTGTAGGTCTTGTTTATGCTTTTCAATAATAAATTTCCAGAATTAATTGGTTTTTCTGCCATTAATGGTTTCAAATAATTCTAAGGCGTTTCCGTCTGTTAACAGCGAAACATAATGACAAATATGAAGCAAACGCTCATATAAATTCGTTTTTTCTAAATGATGTTTTTCCGGCAGCATTTTTAAAAGTAATTTATCATAGTTTGAGGCTGTCCCTTCATATTTGTTATTGAAAGCTGTTATAAATTTATCCAGTAAAGTCTGGATGATTTGATAACCAACGATTTCTTTCTCGATTACTTCACGACTTTGATAGATTTTCTCAATACTTAAGTTGATAATATCATTCATCTGCGCTTTGTATTTGCTCTTGTCTGTTAAAGCAAAAGGAAATTTGCCCGCCATAATTGCTTCTTCGTTTTCGATAAAAACATCTACAGCATCATTGATTAAAGAACCAATCGCAAGTGCACGCAAGTAGCTAATTCGGTCTTCTTTTGTTTCAAGTGTTTTATATTTTGCGACACCGATATTGTCTTTTACCAGTTTGATTAAATACTCTAAAGCATAATCTTCAGAAACTAATCCTAAATTGATTCCGTCTTCAAAATCGATAATGGTATAGCAAATATCATCTGCAGCTTCGACCAAATAAGCCAAAGGATGTCTTTCAAAACCAATATCTTCACCAGATTTATTGGCTATCATTCCCATATCCTGAGCAACTTCTTCAAAAAAAGCTTTATCAGTCTGGAAGAAACCGTATTTTTTATCTGCAATATTATTTGTTGGCTTTTTAGGAAGGCTTTCTTTTGGATATTTCATGAAGGCTCCCAAAGTAGCATACGAAATTCTAAGTCCGCCTTCGATTCCCGGACGACTTGCCGTTAGTACCGAAAATCCATTGGCATTTCCCTCAAAATCAATCAAATCTTGCCATTCTTTGGCCGTTAGCTTATCTTTAAATTTGGCTCCGTTCCCGATAGAAAAATATTCTCCAATCGCTTTTTCGCCAGAATGTCCAAAAGGTGGATTCCCAATATCGTGTGCCAATGAAGCCGCAGCCACAATAGCCCCAAAATCATTCATATGATAACCATGAACTTCTTTTAGATAAGGATATTTTTCAATAATCTTTTTTCCAACCAAACGTCCAAGCGAACGTCCTACAACCGAAACTTCCAGACTATGTGTTAAACGTGTATGCACAAAATCTGTTTTAGACAGTGGAATAACCTGGGTTTTATCTTGTAAACTTCTAAAAGCAGCAGAAAATATAATTCGGTCATAATCGACTTCAAAACCTAAACGGGTGTCATCTTGTTCTACACGTAATCTTTTGCTTGTATCTCCCTGACGTTTTAATGATAAAAGTTGTTCCCAGTTCATTTTTATATTTTAGATTTCTGATTTTAGATTCTAGATTTTCATCTAAACGTCAAAAATACGTTTTATTTTAGGATAATATTGAATAAAAATAGGCCGCAGATGACATTAAATATTTTTGTTCGTTACAAATTATAATCTGTTTATTAAAACTCCAAAGCAGTACTGTGCTTGATTTCTCCCATTACAAAAATACTATTTGTATTACCAATGTTTTCTATGGTTGACAGCTTATTCATAACAAAATCCTGATAACTAGCCATATCCTTTACTAAAATCTTCAGCATAAAATCATAATCGCCCGCAATGTTGTAGCATTCTATAATTTCAGGAAGTGCTACAATGTCTTTTACAAAATTACTTCCTACATTTTTTGCATGTTCTTTTAGACGTACATTACAGAAAACTGTCATACCACGATTCATTTTATTCTTATCCAGAAGAGCCACATATTTTGTAATGTAACCATCTCTTTCCAGCCTTTTAATTCGTTCATAAACGGGAGTAACTGTCAGAAATAATTTACTGGCAAGGTCTTTTGTGTTGATATTTGAGTTTTCCTGAAGGTGTTTCAGGATCAATAAATCTGTTTTATCTAGGTTTTCCATAGTTTTTTTTACGGCTAAAGTTCCACTAAAAAGGTTTTCACAGTAATAAAATCTTTTAAAAATACATTTAAAAACACATTTTACTGAAATAAAACTCAAATATAAGTTATAAAAACCAAGAACGTAAATTTGTTCAGTAAAAAATACTGAATCAAAAATGAAAACAAACAACTTAGGCTATCCAAGAATAGGCAGCAACAGAGAACTCAAAAAAGCAAGTGAGCTTTACTGGGCAGGACAAATTTCGGCAGACGAACTTATCGCAACCGGAAAAGACATTCGCAGCAAAAACTGGCATTTACAATCGGCGGCCGGAATAGATTTAATTCCGTCTAATGATTTTTCTTTTTACGATCAGGTTCTCGATTTGACTCTGGCTGTTGGAGCAATTCCGGCACGCTATCACGAACTGGCAAAAAGCAACTCTTCTCTGGACTTGTATTTTGCTATGGCGAGAGGTTCTCAAAAAGAAGGTCAGGATGTTGTTGCCATGGAAATGACAAAGTGGTTTGATACGAACTATCATTATATTGTGCCTGAATTTACCAAGAATCAAAAATTTGAATTGTTTTCAGAAAAAATAATCCACGAATTTAAAGAGGCAAACGCTTTAGGAATAAAAACAAAACCGGTTCTAATTGGGCCTGTTTCTTATTTATTATTGGGAAAAGAAAAAGAAGAAGGTTTTCACCGAATTGACCTTATTGATGCTATACTTCCTGTATATTTTGAAATTTTCGAAAAACTTCAGGCCGAAAATGCTGAATACATTCAATTAGACGAGCCATTTTTAGCGCTAAATTTAACTGATAAAGAAAGAAAAACGTATACTGAGGTATACAACGAAATCAACATTCGTTTTCCGAAACTTAAAATTGTTTTAGCGAACTATTTTGATTGTTTTGGAGAAAATTTAGAAACTGCTTTGGCGCTTCCGGTTGATACATTTCATTTAGATTTAGTTCGTTGTCCTTTACAATTAGATGATATTTTAGACTCTGGAAAATTAGCTTCAAACGTAAATCTTTCTCTAGGAGTTGTTGACGGCAGAAATATCTGGAAAAACGATTTCAAACCATCTTTAGAATTAATCAAAAAAGCTGTCGATGCTTTAGGTGCAGACAGAATTTTAATAGCTCCGTCTTGTTCTTTAATTCACAGTCCGTGTGATTTAGACTTAGAAACAAACGATCAGACTCTTACTCCGGAGATTAAACAATGGCTTGCTTTTGCTAAACAAAAAATCAATGAAGTCGTACTTTTAAAACAATTTGCCTCAAACGAAATTGACGTAAAAAACTCTGTTGATTACGAAAGAAATAGCATTGCAAATAACAATCGTAAAACTTCAAAATTAATTCATAATAACGAAGTAAAAGCGCGGGTTTCGGGAATTACAACTTCTGATGATAAACGCAAAAGTGCATTTGCAACAAGAAGAAAAAGTCAGATTGAAGCTTTAAATCTGCCCCTTTTTCCAACTACAACCATTGGATCTTTCCCCCAAACTGCTGAAGTAAGAAGCTGGAGAGCAAAATTCAAAAAAGGCGAATTAACAACTGAGGAATACCATAATTTAATCGAAAAAGAAACTGAAGCTACCATTCGTTTTCAGGAAGAAACCGGAATTGACGTTCTGGTTCACGGAGAATTTGAACGTAACGATATGGTGGAATATTTCGGTGAGCAATTGGCCGGATTTACGTTTACCAAAAACGGCTGGGTACAGAGTTACGGAAGCCGCTGTGTGAAACCTCCGGTTATTTACGGAGACGTTTCCCGTCCTAAACCTATGACAGTAAAATGGTCTGAATATGCGCAGTCTTTAACTCCAAAATGGGTAAAAGGAATGCTTACGGGACCTGTAACTATTTTGCAATGGTCATTTGTTCGTAACGATCAGCCTCGTTCCGAAACTTGTACGCAAATCGCTTTAGCTATTCGTGATGAAGTTGTAGATCTTGAAAAAGCCGGAATCAAAATTATCCAAATTGATGAACCTGCAATTCGTGAAGGTCTGCCTTTGAGAAAAGAAGAATGGGCAAACTATTTAGACTGGGCTGTAAAAGCATTCCGTATTTCAGCAAGTGGTGTTAATGACGATACACAAATTCATACGCATATGTGTTACAGCGAATTTAACGATATCATTCAAAACATTGCCGACATGGATGCTGATGTTATTACAATTGAATGCTCCCGTTCGCAAATGGAACTTCTGGATGCATTTGCCAATTTCAAATATCCAAACGAGATTGGCCCCGGAGTTTACGATATTCACTCACCACGTGTACCATCAAGCACAGAAATGGTTCGTTTGTTAGAAAAAGCAGCTGCGGTTATTCCCGTAGATCAACTTTGGGTAAATCCGGATTGCGGTTTAAAAACACGTCATTGGGATGAAACCAAAAAAGCATTGATCGAGATGGTGGCAGCCGCTCAGGAAATGAGAGCAGCAGTTGAAAATCCTGTGACTTAATACCTTTAAATAGTTTTTGTTTTTTATGCCAGCAAGTGAGGCCGAATTTAGTTATGATTCGTTTCGGCTTCATTTTGTTGGTATTTATTTATTTTTTTAGAAGCAGGACATCTTCGCATTCAAAACAACGTTCGGTCCCGCTATTCACTATATCTTTTGTGTTGAACCCCAACACAAAAGGATGCCGTTCCTATCAGGGCTAAGCTGTAAATTTTAGTTTTCAGAAGAACTTTTACAAACAAAAAAAAAACGCTCTAAATAGAGCGTTTTTCTATTTCCATAAAACCTAAAACTAGAAGTTTTTAGAAATTCCTATGTTTACTGTTTTTCCAAAATTGACGAAAAATTTACTATAATCAGCATCATCCTTATCGTAACTTAACGTTTCATATCCTAAACCACCTATACTGAAGTTTAACCCAAAACCTTTCTTCATATTAATAAAAAGAGCTGGAGTTAAACCTGTATAAAAGCCGTTGGCTTTATTATCTGAAATAAGTGAGCCATTTTCGTAATTTTTGATTTTTTGATTTTGATACCCGGCTCCTAAATCAGCAAAAACAGAAAAAGTTTCGCTCAACGGCATTGTATAGCGCACAAAAGCTCCTGCTTTAAAAGTATTGCTTTTACCTTCACCCTCTCCAAGATTAGTTTTTGAAGATTCTACCGAGAATTCGGCTCCAGCTGTCCAGTTATCATGAAATTGATATCCAACCTTTGGAGAAAACTCAAAAGTATTGTTTTTTGCAGAGGCAATTTCCCTGTCAATTTTTTCAGAAGTATAACCAATATTTCCTCCAACTAAAATTGTTCCCTTTTGGGCATTTGCAAAGCTAACCATAGCCAATGCAAGAATAAGTAGCATTTTTTTCATATGTGATAATTTATTAAGATTTCACATACAACAAACAATTAAAATACCAATATAGAATCGTAGTTATTTTCTTAACGATTAATTAAAAACAACTCAATTTAAATAGGTTAAAAATTAAAATAAGAATAAGAAATAGTTATAAAAAAAAGCGCCCCATTTGGAGCGCTTTCTGAAATTGAATATTTAACTTAAGATTAGAAGTTTTTAGAAACTCCAATGTTAAATGCTTTACCAAAATTAAAATCAAAGTTTTTGTATTCTGGTCCATTATTTTCGTAGCTGATAGTGTTGTATCCTAAACCACCAATGTTAAAGTTTAAACCAAAACCTTTTTTCATATCAATGAAAAGAGCTGGAGTTACACCAATATACATACCATCACCTTTTGCAGTTGTAGTAATTGGTCCTGCATAAGTTTTGTTTTTCTCACTTTGAAAACCAGTTCCTAACTCAGCAAAGAAAGCAAAAGTTTGGTTTAATGGCATTGTGTAACGTAAAAATGCACCTAATTTAGTAGTATTAAATCTCTCTTCGTTTGTTCCTTGTTTTACTTTTTCTGAACCAAAAGAAGCTTCACCTCCTACAGTCCAGTTTTCGTGAAATTGGTAACCTACTTTTGGAGAAAAGCTAAAATCGTTGTTTTTAACTTCATTGTTTCCAAGAGTTCTAGTGTTTGAAGTGTAACCAATACTTCCACCAACTAAAATTGTACCTTTTTGCGCGTTTGCAAAGCTTACTACAGCTAATGCAACCATAACTAACATTTTTTTCATTTGTATTATTTAAAATTTAATATCCCTTTAACAATAACGATGCCGATTTTAACATTAAAAATTAAATTGTTTCCGAAACAAAATTTAGCAATCGAGACTATTTCTGTTTATTTTTGTGGCAAATAAAAAGTCATGTCGATAGAAGTAAACAACATATCAAAAAGTTACGGAACTCAAAAAGCGCTAAACGAAATTTCATTTTCGATTCAGAAGGGAGAAATTGTTGGATTTCTGGGCCCAAATGGAGCAGGAAAATCTACTTTAATGAAAATTTTGACGACTTATTTATTAGCCGATGGCGGCTCAGCCCTTGTAAATGGTCACGATGTCATGACAGACACTAAAGCGGTACAACGCTCAATAGGATATTTACCAGAGCATAATCCGCTATATCTGGATTTGTATGTTCGTGAGTATTTGGCTTTTAATGCCGATGTTTATAAGGTTGAAAAATCAAGAATTGAAGAAGTAATTCAACTGACAGGACTGACACCGGAAAGCCATAAAAAGATTGGGCAGCTCTCTAAAGGATACCGCCAGCGTGTTGGACTTGCCAATGCTTTATTGCATAATCCGGATGTTTTAATTCTGGATGAGCCAACTACAGGTCTGGATCCGAATCAGTTAATGGAAATTAGAAATGTAATTAAAAATGTTGGAAAAAATAAAACTGTTTTTCTGTCAACACATATTATGCAGGAAGTCGAAGCAATTTGCGATCGTGTCATCATTATTGACAAAGGACAAATTGTAGCGGACAACAAATTAGACCATTTAGTTGCTGCAAATAAAGAACAAGTTATTGAGGTACAATTTGATTATCAGGTAGAAGAACAGCTTCTGTCCAAAATTGAAAATATTTCTACATACATCAACACGCATGACATGACCTGGGAACTTACTTTTATTACCGAAAAAGACATGCGTCCGGCCATTTTTGATTTTGCCAATGAAAACGGATTGAAAACTTTGCAATTAAATCAGAAGAATAAAAACCTTGAAGCTGTATTTAGAGAAATTACGAAATAGGCTTTCGCTTTTCGGTTTTCAGCCTCAGTTTTAATTCTATCCAAATTATATTAAATCCTGTTTATTCTTTACCAGAATAAACAGGATTTCTTTTTTAGTCTCTTTAGCTTATTACTTCTCTAAACAAAAGATCGTTTTTTGGCTAGTTTTAGCAACTCGTTATCAAACTATTGACATTTCATTGCAAAAAATTATTTATTTTTATTTAGACTTGATATAAATAGTATTATATTTGCTTCCTGAAACCCAATATTTACTCGAAAATGGAGTCATCAATTTTTTCTAAAATCAATTTTATCAATTCAGTTTTAAGCTCCATTGAAAATATTCAAAAGAAAATTTCAGATAAAATGGAGCAAATCATCCTGCAGTAATAAAAAGCCAGTTATTATAATAAAAGCCAAATACCACATGAAAAATATAATTACCTCAATGATGCTTGCATTTTCTGTTTATTCTTATTCCCAAACCGAAAAAGAAAGTGACAGCATTGTTGAAACCTCTATAAATGTCTTGGATGAGATTGTTATTACAAAAAAGAAAGTTTTATACACCCAAAAATCAGACAGACTGGTTTTTAACGTCGAGAACAGTATTGTATCGGAAGGCGGAACTGCTCTGGATGTTTTATCACGAGCACCCGGGGTTATTGTCTCTCAGGATGGCTATTTATCTATTCGCGGACAACAGGGCGTTGCGGTCATGATAAACGGCAAATTAACGCAGCTTTCGCAGAAAGAACTGGCTAATTATTTAAAATCGACAACCTCATCAAATATAAAGCAAATAGAAGTTATCACGAATCCTTCTTCTAAATATGATGCAACAGGAAAAGCCGGAATCATAAATATTATCCTAAAAAAACCAGGTACAGGAGGCTTGAAAGGAACTGCATTTGCCAGTTATGGAAGAGGCCGAAAAAACAGAACTAATTCTGGTGTTAATTTAAGTTATAATAAAGACAAATTTGGCATTTACGGTAATTACAGTTACACTTTTAGAGGTGAAGAAGAACGCAAAGAGTTTGGTCAGATTCAGTATACAGATGTCACACGTAAGCAAATTTCAACAAAAAATCATCAATCTTCGGTTACAGACGAGCCTTTGACTTCAAACAATTTTAAAATTGGAACTACTTACGAGATTTCGACTAAAACCAATTTTGAAGTATCTGTTGATGCCAAATTGGGGCGTTATGAAAATATTGCCAATGGTCAAAATACATTGCTAAATGCGCTAGATCAGGTACAGTTTGATGCATCGACTTACAACGACAGCAAAGAAAAATGGAATGACTATACATATGCTTTCTCCGGAGTTCATAAATTTAATACGGAAGGAAAAAATATGTCTTTTGATTTTGAATACGAAACTTCAAAATTTAGATCAAACCAATTTCAGAGTGCACAAAATATTGCCCCTTCAAATACAGCTGAAATCAATGACAGAAGAGGGTATATTCCGTCGCAGTTGAGCGTTTTTACAGGGAAAGTAGATTTTACTAATCCATTAAAAGAAAAACAATCTATCGAATGGGGATTTAAAGCAAGTTTAAAAAACAACGACAATCCTTCTGTTTATGAATATTACGAAAATAATCAATGGCTTATTGATCCCACCTCAACCAATCATTTTGAATACAAGGAACAGATTTATGCGGCCTACGCTAATTATAAGTATCAGATAGGAGATTTTAATATTCAGGGTGGTTTAAGATCTGAATATACAGCAATTAATATTCTGCAAAAAACCTTACATGAAGAACATAAAGATGATTATTTAAAATGGTTTCCCAGTATTTCTATGAAATATGAATTGACTGCCGATCATTCGCTGCATACCTCTTACAGCAAAAGAATCAACCGACCGAGTCAGTTTGATTTGAACCCATTTCGCTTTTACGACGATTCATTTAACTATTCTCAGGGAAATCCAAATTTGGTTCCTGAAATCACACATGCAATAGAAGCGGGATATGCCTGGAAAAGTGTGTTTATGGCATCAGTATATTTTAATACTACAAAAGATGTTTTTACAGAAGTCTATGATTATAATCCTGATACTAATACTACTGTAACATCACAAATAAACATTTCTAAATCGTACAATTATGGCGTAAACATAACGCATTCGGCTGAACTTTATAAATTCTGGTCTGTAAATACATTATTCAATGTTTTTGAAAATCGTTTTATGGGGAATGTTTTAAACGCTGCGACTATTGATCCCATCGTGACTTTAAATCTAAATGTACAGAACTCTTTTACTTTATCTGAAAGTTTAAAAGCAGAGATGAATGCCCAATACCAATCAAAATCTAATTTAGGCATTTACGAACGAGATTCTTTCTTTGATTTTAGTATCGGAATTTCAAAACAAATCCTTTCGAACAAAGGCAACATCAAGTTGAATATTACCGACATTTTCAATACTAATAATTTCCACATTAATTCAGTCATAGCGCAAACGAGTATCAATAAAAGATATGATCTTGATAACCGTATTGCAACATTATCATTTACCTATAGAATCTAATATTTTGAATCTTTAGTTTCCTTGTTTTTGTTTTTTTTTTGATGGAACTGAGCCTGCTTGTTTAAGCAGGCTCTTTCTATTTTTAGTCGAATGGCACACGGGTGACACGGGTTTAAGCTGATTTACGCTGATTTTTATTTTATTTCAATATTTACCTTGACAACTCCTTTTGAATTGAAGCTTTCCTTTCGTTCTTAAACAAGAAAAAAGTCTCTTGAAGAATGTTACTTCTCACAAAAGACTTTTAAACACTAACTAACAAAAAAACCAAACAAAAATTTATAGCTACACTCGAGATTTTTGTTTTTTCTTTCTTCCCCACCAAATGTAAAAACCGGTTAAGGGCAGACTGGCACATATTAAACTGGCGGTAAAATAAATAATCTTAGTAGATAATCCTCCAATAGCACCAATATGAAGACTATAATTGGATCGCATTAACCAATCTGAAAATCGTTCGTTACTAATGTAGTTTTCTGATTTTGGCAATAACTGTAATGTTTTGGCATCAAAATATAAATCTCTCCAAATTCCTTTATGCATATCTGTGCAGGCATAAAAATCATCCTTTGGATCATCCGGAAAATGTATAATAACTGCTTCTTTATTTTCTTTGGCAATCTCAGTTCGGACCTTTTTCCAGATAAAATCGGCTGCCTCCAGCTTATCTAATTGTTGTTCGGATAAATCATCATTTTTAAGAGTAATTGTTTTTTCTGTTTTATCTTTTTCAGTAACCCATCCGCCACTTATCCAATAAGTACTTTCCCGAAGCCAATGAAAACTCATTAATAATCCGGTAAAAGAGATCAGTATTGCTAAAATGAGCACATAAAACCCCATTACATTATGCAAATCATAATTGAGACGTTTGAATTTGGCATCCCATTTTATTTTAAAACTATTTTTAATAGTGGTTTTATTCCATTTTTTCGGAAACCAGAGAATCAGTCCGCTTATAAGCAAAAAGAAGAAAATAAAGGTTGCCCAGGCTGTTATTTGTGATCCAATATCCC
The sequence above is drawn from the Flavobacterium sp. N2038 genome and encodes:
- a CDS encoding porin family protein codes for the protein MKKMLVMVALAVVSFANAQKGTILVGGSIGYTSNTRTLGNNEVKNNDFSFSPKVGYQFHENWTVGGEASFGSEKVKQGTNEERFNTTKLGAFLRYTMPLNQTFAFFAELGTGFQSEKNKTYAGPITTTAKGDGMYIGVTPALFIDMKKGFGLNFNIGGLGYNTISYENNGPEYKNFDFNFGKAFNIGVSKNF
- the gldA gene encoding gliding motility-associated ABC transporter ATP-binding subunit GldA; translation: MSIEVNNISKSYGTQKALNEISFSIQKGEIVGFLGPNGAGKSTLMKILTTYLLADGGSALVNGHDVMTDTKAVQRSIGYLPEHNPLYLDLYVREYLAFNADVYKVEKSRIEEVIQLTGLTPESHKKIGQLSKGYRQRVGLANALLHNPDVLILDEPTTGLDPNQLMEIRNVIKNVGKNKTVFLSTHIMQEVEAICDRVIIIDKGQIVADNKLDHLVAANKEQVIEVQFDYQVEEQLLSKIENISTYINTHDMTWELTFITEKDMRPAIFDFANENGLKTLQLNQKNKNLEAVFREITK
- a CDS encoding TonB-dependent receptor domain-containing protein — translated: MKNIITSMMLAFSVYSYSQTEKESDSIVETSINVLDEIVITKKKVLYTQKSDRLVFNVENSIVSEGGTALDVLSRAPGVIVSQDGYLSIRGQQGVAVMINGKLTQLSQKELANYLKSTTSSNIKQIEVITNPSSKYDATGKAGIINIILKKPGTGGLKGTAFASYGRGRKNRTNSGVNLSYNKDKFGIYGNYSYTFRGEEERKEFGQIQYTDVTRKQISTKNHQSSVTDEPLTSNNFKIGTTYEISTKTNFEVSVDAKLGRYENIANGQNTLLNALDQVQFDASTYNDSKEKWNDYTYAFSGVHKFNTEGKNMSFDFEYETSKFRSNQFQSAQNIAPSNTAEINDRRGYIPSQLSVFTGKVDFTNPLKEKQSIEWGFKASLKNNDNPSVYEYYENNQWLIDPTSTNHFEYKEQIYAAYANYKYQIGDFNIQGGLRSEYTAINILQKTLHEEHKDDYLKWFPSISMKYELTADHSLHTSYSKRINRPSQFDLNPFRFYDDSFNYSQGNPNLVPEITHAIEAGYAWKSVFMASVYFNTTKDVFTEVYDYNPDTNTTVTSQINISKSYNYGVNITHSAELYKFWSVNTLFNVFENRFMGNVLNAATIDPIVTLNLNVQNSFTLSESLKAEMNAQYQSKSNLGIYERDSFFDFSIGISKQILSNKGNIKLNITDIFNTNNFHINSVIAQTSINKRYDLDNRIATLSFTYRI
- a CDS encoding PepSY-associated TM helix domain-containing protein, whose protein sequence is MNIFKSRSNKPPNKGKSRFSKINAWLHLWLGLASGIIVFIMAITGCILVFEQEIKSLTSPWLNVEVQSPEKLLPPSQIYAAVQKALPNKEIHGVWYNGLDKSIKVDIESDSLIYVNPYNGQITGMVDHEDFFHIVDEGHRNLWLDRDIGSQITAWATFIFFFLLISGLILWFPKKWNKTTIKNSFKIKWDAKFKRLNYDLHNVMGFYVLILAILISFTGLLMSFHWLRESTYWISGGWVTEKDKTEKTITLKNDDLSEQQLDKLEAADFIWKKVRTEIAKENKEAVIIHFPDDPKDDFYACTDMHKGIWRDLYFDAKTLQLLPKSENYISNERFSDWLMRSNYSLHIGAIGGLSTKIIYFTASLICASLPLTGFYIWWGRKKKQKSRV